In a genomic window of Amphiprion ocellaris isolate individual 3 ecotype Okinawa chromosome 11, ASM2253959v1, whole genome shotgun sequence:
- the ndufa10 gene encoding NADH dehydrogenase [ubiquinone] 1 alpha subcomplex subunit 10, mitochondrial gives MSVAVIRWVIPSGAAALRSVNVVQKAGVHTSQVRSLRYGWWAYALGERTTPRLKQNSKIISVDGNLASGKGALAQKLADKLGMLYMPEPDTFYLDKMTGEKTPLPVDYNGMCSLEKFYSDPKAADGNSYRLQLWMYTMRLLQYSDAIEHLLTTGQGVILERSPFSDFVFLEAMFKQGYIRKECVQHYNEIKNISICEFMPPHLVIFVDQPAEEVHKKLKQSGKSFLQNVPLAYLKGIEDSYKKTFLPQIRETSEVLAYDATQTRDVEKVAEDIDYLKFDKGPWLEQDDVSYHHLRMLVEDKQRVATLTHIPRFLPEITIGAHDYDQKYYAYKSLPGKKYAPGYNADVGDKHIWLK, from the exons GCAGGTGTTCATACGAGTCAGGTGAGAAGCCTTCGGTATGGCTGGTGGGCCTACGCTCTGGGCGAGAGGACGACTCCTCGGCTAAAGCAGAACAGCAAGATCATTTCCGTGGACGGAAACCTGGCCTCGGGGAAAGGAGCTCTGGCCCAGAAGCTGGCCGACAAACTGG GGATGCTCTACATGCCTGAACCCGACACCTTCTACCTGGACAAGATGACCGGAGAGAAGACGCCTCTCCCGGTCGACTACAACGGGATGTGCAGCCTGGAGAAGTTCTACTCTGATCCCAAAGCTGCAGATGGAAACAGCTACAGACTGCAGCTGTGGATGTACACCATGAGGCTGCTTCAGTACTCGGACGCCATCGAACACCTGCTCACCACAG gCCAAGGAGTGATCCTGGAACGTTCCCCCTTCAGTGACTTTGTTTTCCTGGAGGCCATGTTCAAACAGGGATACATCAGGAAGGAGT GCGTGCAGCACTACAACGAGATCAAGAACATCAGCATCTGTGAGTTCATGCCTCCACATCTGGTCATCTTCGTGGACCAGCCGGCCGAGGAGGTCCACAAGAAGCTGAAGCAGAGTGGAAAG TCCTTCCTGCAGAATGTGCCTCTGGCTTATCTGAAGGGCATCGAGGACAGCTACAAGAAGACTTTCCTGCCTCAGATCAG agAAACATCAGAAGTGCTCGCCTATGACGCGACTCAGACTCGGGATGTGGAAAAG GTGGCCGAGGACATCGATTACCTGAAGTTTGATAAAGGGCCGTGGTTGGAGCAGGATGATGTCAGCTACCATCACCTCAGGATGCT cgTGGAGGACAAACAGAGGGTGGCGACGTTGACCCACATCCCCAGATTCCTGCCAGAAATCACCATCGGAGCTCACGACTACGACCAGAAATACTACGCCTACAAATCG CTGCCGGGGAAGAAGTACGCTCCGGGCTACAACGCCGACGTCGGAGACAAACACATCTGGCTGAAGTGA